One genomic region from Gammaproteobacteria bacterium encodes:
- a CDS encoding DUF2975 domain-containing protein: protein MNKIKNISLFFRLVFQIIFVALPILLIISWIDAPDELVLLAGFIKLNAIPATYNGMHAYTTQGIPEKAILHTLTAGEKSLGCLISAIPMMVEMFILYSLIKLFKLYEKGEIFSINHVRDIRNIGYALLTGQLLEPFYQFMMGLVLTLNNPPHHRYAAITLDQTNIGILLTALMVILISWIMAEGCKLREEQQLTI from the coding sequence ATGAACAAAATTAAAAATATCAGTCTGTTTTTTAGATTAGTGTTTCAAATTATTTTCGTTGCATTGCCTATTTTATTAATCATTAGCTGGATTGATGCACCTGATGAATTAGTGCTGTTAGCTGGTTTTATCAAGCTGAATGCTATTCCTGCTACCTATAACGGCATGCATGCTTACACGACGCAAGGCATACCAGAAAAAGCCATATTACATACTCTTACTGCAGGAGAAAAAAGTTTAGGCTGTTTAATCAGTGCAATACCCATGATGGTTGAAATGTTTATTCTTTATTCATTAATAAAATTGTTTAAACTGTATGAAAAGGGAGAAATTTTTTCAATTAATCATGTTAGAGATATACGCAATATTGGTTATGCGCTGCTAACCGGTCAGTTACTCGAACCATTCTATCAATTTATGATGGGGCTAGTTCTAACGCTGAATAATCCACCGCATCACCGTTATGCGGCCATTACATTAGATCAAACCAATATTGGGATTTTACTAACGGCACTTATGGTTATTTTAATCTCTTGGATAATGGCTGAAGGTTGTAAGTTACGTGAAGAACAACAGCTAACGATATAA
- a CDS encoding helix-turn-helix transcriptional regulator, producing MAIIVNLDVMLAKRKIRSKELAEAIGITEQNLSILKTGKAKAIRLATLDAICNYLSCQPGDILECKITIS from the coding sequence ATGGCAATTATCGTAAATTTAGATGTAATGTTAGCAAAAAGAAAAATTCGTTCAAAAGAACTGGCGGAAGCTATTGGCATTACTGAGCAGAATTTATCAATTTTAAAGACCGGGAAAGCCAAAGCCATTCGTTTAGCAACATTAGATGCAATTTGTAATTACCTATCATGCCAGCCAGGAGATATTTTAGAGTGTAAAATTACTATATCTTAA
- a CDS encoding GNAT family N-acetyltransferase, with protein sequence MKTITQFHSIDSFTTDRLIAEKIKHNDLDKFFIMHKNLQLMATLGGVRSEEQTRANFAWNLSQWQDNGFGLWLFYLKTTKEWIGRAGLRRVMVNGHEEIELGYALMPQFWKLGLATEMAKASTEIAFEVIRLDNIVSFTLTTNKTSQRIMEKAGFQYEREIIHADLPHVLYRMKNPRKVEILSYDPHWPDLFEQEARRIKSVLSNQLKEIYHIGSTAIPNMPAKPIIDMMLVCNDLDEIEFIKDKLSSLNYSNLRRQIIPHRSFFVKRQDNHISFNLHIHERGSTQIKRHVNFRDYVIHHPEDAKAYAALKINLAKQFSDDMNSYVMGKDSLVQKIDANAKLWPKRKNDYLKENTETIAKNWSHERLVKAMVTNLNVHMTHFAQYLNQVELVRIPGFTIVNTSLPDDTFNFVLDADFSTAEAQKKILEVTNYFTQKNIPFSWWVSPFDKPDDLPEQLEHNGYQNTENNIAMYFDLDAWEGQVSLPPELEIIQAQDEKTLHDFALVLANDAVAFKQYFSWIASVLTDDDPIEYYVGYVNGKPVVRGLSCYFAQVAGLHWLSTAPDERRKGYGAAMQQYRLKRAKELGYHIAVLQASSAGYPLYQKLGYKGCGVFREFKLKT encoded by the coding sequence ATGAAAACGATTACACAATTTCATTCGATTGATTCATTTACAACCGATCGGTTGATCGCCGAAAAAATTAAACATAATGATTTAGATAAATTTTTCATCATGCATAAAAACTTGCAATTAATGGCAACGTTAGGAGGGGTACGTTCTGAAGAACAAACACGGGCCAATTTCGCATGGAATTTAAGTCAATGGCAAGACAATGGTTTTGGTCTGTGGTTATTTTACTTAAAAACCACTAAAGAATGGATTGGTCGCGCAGGCCTTCGTCGCGTGATGGTCAATGGGCATGAAGAAATAGAGTTAGGTTATGCATTAATGCCGCAATTTTGGAAGTTAGGATTAGCGACTGAAATGGCTAAAGCATCCACAGAAATTGCTTTTGAAGTCATACGACTGGATAATATTGTTTCTTTCACGCTCACTACAAATAAAACATCGCAACGCATAATGGAAAAAGCAGGTTTTCAATACGAACGAGAAATTATTCATGCTGATTTACCCCATGTTCTCTATCGCATGAAAAATCCCCGTAAAGTTGAAATATTATCTTACGACCCTCATTGGCCTGACCTTTTCGAGCAAGAAGCTAGGCGCATTAAAAGTGTATTAAGTAATCAACTTAAGGAAATTTACCACATTGGTAGCACTGCTATTCCTAACATGCCTGCCAAACCTATCATCGATATGATGCTGGTATGTAATGATTTAGATGAGATCGAGTTTATTAAAGATAAGTTAAGCAGCCTAAATTACTCTAATCTTAGACGTCAAATTATTCCGCACCGCAGCTTTTTTGTAAAACGACAAGACAATCATATAAGTTTTAATTTGCATATCCATGAAAGAGGAAGCACGCAAATCAAACGCCATGTTAATTTTAGAGATTATGTTATCCATCATCCAGAAGATGCGAAAGCTTATGCAGCGCTTAAAATAAACCTCGCAAAACAATTTTCCGATGATATGAACAGTTATGTCATGGGCAAAGATAGCTTGGTTCAAAAAATCGATGCCAACGCAAAGCTCTGGCCAAAGAGAAAAAATGATTACCTCAAAGAAAATACTGAAACAATAGCCAAAAATTGGTCGCATGAAAGGTTAGTTAAAGCAATGGTAACCAACCTTAATGTGCATATGACCCACTTTGCGCAATATCTAAACCAAGTTGAATTAGTACGCATCCCAGGCTTTACGATTGTCAATACAAGCCTTCCCGATGACACGTTTAATTTCGTTTTGGATGCTGATTTTTCTACAGCAGAAGCTCAAAAGAAAATTTTGGAAGTTACAAATTATTTTACGCAAAAAAATATTCCTTTTTCATGGTGGGTTAGCCCCTTTGATAAGCCTGATGATTTACCTGAACAGTTAGAGCATAACGGTTATCAAAATACGGAAAACAATATTGCAATGTACTTCGATTTAGATGCATGGGAGGGTCAAGTTTCTTTACCCCCAGAGCTTGAGATTATTCAAGCCCAAGATGAAAAAACATTACATGATTTTGCACTTGTTTTGGCTAATGATGCAGTTGCGTTTAAGCAATATTTTTCCTGGATCGCATCCGTTTTAACGGATGATGATCCCATTGAATATTACGTTGGTTATGTCAACGGCAAACCGGTCGTGCGTGGATTATCTTGTTACTTTGCCCAAGTAGCTGGGCTACATTGGCTATCAACTGCCCCCGATGAGCGAAGGAAAGGCTATGGCGCTGCCATGCAACAATACCGCTTAAAGCGCGCCAAAGAATTGGGCTATCACATCGCTGTGTTACAAGCTTCTAGTGCAGGATATCCTTTATATCAAAAACTAGGATATAAAGGGTGCGGCGTTTTTAGGGAGTTTAAGTTAAAAACATGA